From Aurantimicrobium sp. INA4, one genomic window encodes:
- the sdhA gene encoding succinate dehydrogenase flavoprotein subunit → MATKSNDTYEETKLIDGVYYHQHDVVIVGAGGAGMRAAIEAGPNARTAVISKLYPTRSHTGAAQGGMAAALANVEEDSWEWHTFDTVKGGDYLVDQDAAEILAKEAIDAVIDLENMGLPFNRTPDGKIDQRRFGGHTRDHGKAPVRRSCYAADRTGHMILQTLFQNCVKLGIEFFNEFYVLDLVMTKVKGKQVPAGVVAYELATGDLHVFQGKSIVFATGGFGKIYKTTSNAHTLTGDGVGIIWRKGIPLEDMEFFQFHPTGLAGLGILLTEGARGEGAILRNASGERFMERYAPTIKDLAPRDIVSRCMVQEVAEGRGAGPNKDYVLLDCTHLGAEVLETKLPDITEFARTYLGVDPVVEPVPVMPTAHYAMGGIPTNIKAEVLSDNDTVIPGLYAAGECACVSVHGSNRLGTNSLLDINVFGKRAGKYAVEYAKKADFVPLPKDPAGPVREMIESIRNANGTQRVPALRKELQEEMDKNAQVFRTEDSLKSVTKTIEKLREEYKNISIHDKGKRYNTDLLEAVELGFLLDLAEVVVYSARNRKESRGGHMRDDFPNRDDKKFMKHTMAYLTGDATSDDAGDHIKLDWKPVVITNYQPMERKY, encoded by the coding sequence GTGGCAACTAAGAGCAACGACACATACGAAGAAACCAAACTCATCGATGGCGTCTACTACCACCAGCACGATGTTGTCATCGTGGGTGCTGGTGGTGCCGGTATGCGTGCGGCGATCGAGGCAGGCCCCAACGCTCGCACCGCCGTGATCAGCAAGCTCTACCCCACCCGTTCGCACACTGGTGCTGCACAGGGCGGTATGGCTGCAGCGCTGGCGAACGTGGAAGAGGACAGCTGGGAATGGCACACCTTCGACACCGTCAAGGGTGGCGACTACCTGGTTGACCAAGATGCTGCAGAGATTCTTGCCAAAGAAGCTATTGACGCGGTTATCGACCTCGAAAACATGGGTCTTCCCTTCAACCGCACACCCGATGGCAAGATCGATCAGCGTCGTTTCGGTGGCCACACTCGTGACCACGGTAAGGCTCCTGTGCGTCGCTCCTGCTACGCAGCAGACCGCACCGGTCACATGATTTTGCAGACCCTTTTCCAGAACTGCGTCAAGCTCGGCATCGAATTCTTCAACGAGTTCTATGTTCTTGACCTGGTCATGACCAAGGTCAAGGGCAAGCAGGTTCCTGCCGGTGTCGTTGCTTATGAACTGGCAACTGGTGACCTGCACGTGTTCCAAGGCAAGTCCATCGTCTTTGCCACTGGTGGTTTCGGAAAGATCTACAAGACCACCTCGAACGCTCACACCCTCACCGGCGATGGCGTTGGCATCATTTGGCGCAAGGGTATTCCGCTCGAGGACATGGAGTTCTTCCAGTTCCACCCCACCGGCCTCGCTGGCCTGGGCATCCTCTTGACTGAGGGTGCTCGTGGTGAAGGTGCCATCTTGCGTAACGCATCTGGTGAGCGCTTCATGGAGCGTTACGCTCCCACCATCAAAGACCTCGCTCCTCGTGACATCGTCTCGCGTTGCATGGTTCAGGAAGTGGCTGAAGGACGCGGCGCTGGCCCCAACAAGGACTATGTTCTCCTGGACTGCACCCACCTGGGTGCTGAGGTTCTCGAAACCAAGCTTCCAGACATCACCGAGTTTGCTCGCACCTACCTGGGTGTCGACCCCGTTGTTGAGCCCGTGCCCGTGATGCCAACAGCTCACTACGCCATGGGTGGTATCCCCACCAACATCAAGGCAGAGGTACTCTCCGACAACGACACTGTTATTCCTGGCCTCTACGCAGCCGGTGAATGTGCCTGTGTTTCTGTTCACGGATCAAACCGTTTGGGAACTAACTCCCTGCTCGATATCAACGTCTTCGGAAAGCGCGCTGGAAAGTACGCCGTCGAATACGCCAAGAAGGCAGACTTTGTTCCACTTCCTAAGGACCCTGCAGGTCCTGTGCGCGAGATGATCGAAAGCATCCGCAACGCCAATGGCACTCAGCGTGTTCCTGCACTGCGTAAAGAGCTGCAGGAAGAGATGGACAAGAACGCTCAGGTATTCCGCACCGAAGACTCACTCAAGTCGGTCACCAAGACCATTGAGAAGCTACGCGAGGAATACAAGAACATTTCCATCCACGACAAGGGCAAGCGTTACAACACCGACCTACTCGAAGCTGTTGAGCTGGGCTTCCTGCTCGATCTGGCCGAGGTCGTTGTCTACTCCGCTCGTAATCGTAAGGAAAGCCGCGGTGGCCACATGCGCGACGACTTCCCGAACCGCGACGACAAGAAGTTCATGAAGCACACCATGGCGTACCTCACCGGTGACGCCACCAGTGACGACGCTGGCGATCACATCAAGCTTGATTGGAAGCCTGTTGTTATCACCAACTACCAGCCCATGGAAAGGAAGTACTAA
- the sdhC gene encoding succinate dehydrogenase, cytochrome b556 subunit gives MPRPGGTLYRGYTGMWSWVLHRITGVAIFFFLLVHILDTALVRVSPEAYNAVMSTYKNPLMGLGEAVLVGAIVFHALNGLRIILVDFWSKGVKYQRYMFWGVIGVWVVLMAGFLPRHLMNVFSEGH, from the coding sequence ATGCCCCGCCCAGGTGGCACGCTGTACCGCGGCTACACCGGCATGTGGTCTTGGGTTTTGCACCGAATTACCGGTGTTGCCATCTTCTTCTTCTTGCTCGTCCACATCCTGGACACTGCACTTGTCCGCGTGAGCCCTGAGGCTTACAACGCTGTGATGAGCACCTATAAGAACCCCCTCATGGGTCTAGGCGAAGCAGTTCTCGTGGGAGCTATCGTCTTCCACGCTCTGAACGGTTTGCGCATCATCTTGGTGGACTTCTGGAGCAAGGGCGTCAAGTACCAGCGCTACATGTTCTGGGGAGTCATTGGTGTGTGGGTGGTTCTCATGGCTGGATTCTTGCCACGCCACCTCATGAACGTCTTTAGCGAAGGGCACTAA
- a CDS encoding sialidase family protein: MRKILAALLSVFLLVFITTPAQAVSGTWSNPVVVSPTPFGNSVQVGLDIAPDGNGNLFSVWNQTDGSFQRVWISKSSNHGTSWSTPTAISPANQNSTQAVITIDKANTIYVAWYSTNGSFDKIQTSKSSNAGASWSTPIDLSSNADLNRRPVIASHGTGTVTVAWRTIDNGVSSDILSSTTTNSGASWSSEVAASTSGNSIYNQNPSLNYSPTGVAFLSWVQEDASQNVFAQISSKSGNTWSNPTTFTGQGTASTPSVAFGASNTVTASWAYADGVDVRVLTKSSTDNGASWSAPRTVAIANILLCDCSAQVVSTPTGVSTIVYSFGEVVESSTSHDNGVSWSTPTLVSDQSSQDIFDFDVVMDTNGNIAATWSEYSVGSQVNFVSVNTSEDNGITWDVPDILSDPNLTFSADNPRIAVDSAGYLIVNFVQQISATPHLVIQSSNVFWATPNTPSPDNGGGSELARTGSDFTLYFAGIMTILLGIGLIQLRRKA; encoded by the coding sequence ATGCGCAAAATCCTTGCAGCGCTGCTTTCTGTGTTTCTGCTGGTTTTCATTACCACCCCTGCCCAGGCGGTTTCTGGCACCTGGTCTAACCCAGTAGTTGTTTCACCTACTCCCTTTGGAAATAGTGTTCAAGTTGGGCTAGACATCGCCCCTGATGGGAACGGGAATCTTTTCTCAGTTTGGAACCAAACAGACGGCAGTTTCCAACGAGTATGGATTAGCAAATCCTCTAATCATGGGACTTCGTGGTCAACTCCCACTGCGATTTCTCCTGCTAATCAAAATTCAACCCAAGCAGTAATTACTATCGATAAAGCAAACACAATTTACGTTGCTTGGTACAGCACCAATGGGTCATTTGACAAGATTCAAACCAGTAAATCCAGTAATGCTGGTGCATCTTGGAGCACTCCTATTGATCTTTCTTCCAACGCGGATCTCAACAGAAGGCCTGTAATTGCTAGTCATGGAACGGGCACAGTTACTGTTGCTTGGCGAACGATTGATAATGGAGTAAGCAGCGACATTCTTTCTAGCACAACAACAAATTCGGGTGCTTCGTGGTCTTCTGAAGTGGCTGCATCAACAAGTGGAAACTCAATTTATAATCAAAACCCATCCTTGAACTACAGTCCAACAGGTGTGGCATTTCTTTCTTGGGTTCAAGAAGACGCATCCCAAAATGTTTTTGCTCAAATTTCATCTAAGAGTGGAAACACATGGTCAAACCCAACAACTTTCACAGGGCAAGGAACAGCTTCGACACCTTCCGTGGCATTTGGCGCATCCAATACAGTTACTGCATCGTGGGCCTATGCGGACGGAGTTGATGTAAGGGTTCTAACAAAAAGTTCAACCGATAACGGAGCTTCCTGGTCTGCTCCTCGTACTGTTGCCATAGCAAATATATTATTGTGTGACTGCTCCGCCCAGGTTGTTTCAACTCCCACAGGCGTATCAACTATCGTCTACAGTTTCGGTGAAGTTGTTGAATCGAGCACATCACATGACAACGGAGTGTCGTGGTCTACCCCAACACTTGTTTCAGACCAGTCCAGCCAAGACATATTTGATTTCGACGTTGTGATGGATACAAATGGCAATATTGCTGCTACTTGGAGTGAATACAGTGTTGGATCTCAGGTTAACTTTGTTAGTGTAAACACCTCTGAAGATAACGGAATTACATGGGATGTTCCTGACATATTGTCAGACCCAAACCTCACCTTCAGCGCAGATAACCCAAGAATTGCTGTCGACTCGGCCGGATATCTCATTGTGAATTTTGTTCAACAAATTTCTGCTACACCCCATTTGGTTATCCAAAGCTCAAACGTATTCTGGGCGACTCCAAATACACCAAGTCCCGATAATGGCGGGGGGTCTGAACTCGCCAGAACAGGTAGTGATTTCACTCTTTACTTCGCAGGAATAATGACAATCCTTTTAGGCATTGGACTTATTCAACTTCGACGCAAAGCATGA
- a CDS encoding sugar phosphate nucleotidyltransferase: MARLSTPLSDFYAVIPAGGIGSRLWPLSRADAPKFLHDLTGSGSSLLKDTWDRLTPLAGEQRVMVVTGRAHRAAVEEQLPELADLNVVLESEPRDSSAAIGLAAAILEKREPGVIIGSFAADHVIKGTRFFNMAVAEAVEAARAGYIATIGIVPTEPAIGFGYIHATEETELEGAPSALKVDSFVEKPNAHTAEEYVNSGDYLWNAGMFITKASVLLEELAKTQPELHAGIIALAEVWDDHAKRGPAVDKIWPTLKKIAIDYAVAEPAAAAGKLVVIPGEFDWDDVGDFASIAKLHSSGYKKDLAILGEGARVLSDASSGILITDTGRTIALVGVKDIVVVDTPDALLVTTTANAQKVKSVVDALRISGRDDVL; encoded by the coding sequence ATGGCACGACTATCGACCCCACTGAGCGACTTCTACGCGGTTATTCCGGCCGGTGGAATAGGTTCGCGCCTGTGGCCACTCTCTAGGGCAGATGCGCCCAAGTTCCTGCATGACCTCACAGGTTCAGGTAGCTCTTTGCTCAAAGACACATGGGATCGTTTGACTCCACTTGCCGGGGAACAGCGCGTCATGGTTGTTACCGGTCGTGCCCACCGCGCAGCTGTCGAAGAACAGCTTCCAGAACTAGCCGATCTCAACGTGGTGCTCGAAAGTGAGCCCCGTGACTCCTCTGCCGCTATCGGTTTAGCAGCAGCCATTTTGGAAAAGCGTGAACCCGGCGTCATCATCGGATCGTTCGCTGCCGACCACGTCATCAAGGGAACACGATTCTTCAACATGGCCGTTGCCGAGGCTGTTGAAGCAGCCCGCGCCGGCTACATCGCTACTATCGGCATCGTCCCTACCGAGCCCGCCATTGGTTTTGGCTATATCCACGCAACGGAAGAAACTGAGCTCGAGGGTGCTCCATCAGCGCTGAAAGTGGATTCCTTCGTAGAAAAGCCCAACGCCCACACCGCTGAGGAGTACGTCAACAGCGGGGACTACCTGTGGAACGCGGGCATGTTCATCACCAAGGCCTCTGTGCTGTTGGAAGAACTGGCAAAGACCCAGCCTGAGCTACACGCAGGCATCATTGCGCTCGCTGAGGTGTGGGACGACCACGCCAAGCGTGGACCAGCCGTAGACAAGATTTGGCCCACGCTCAAAAAGATTGCCATCGACTACGCAGTTGCCGAACCAGCCGCTGCTGCCGGCAAGCTCGTCGTTATTCCCGGAGAGTTTGATTGGGATGACGTGGGAGACTTTGCCTCGATCGCCAAGTTGCACTCCAGTGGATACAAAAAAGACCTTGCCATCTTGGGTGAAGGAGCCCGAGTGCTCTCGGATGCCTCCTCGGGAATCCTGATTACAGACACCGGTCGCACCATTGCACTGGTGGGCGTCAAGGACATCGTGGTCGTGGACACCCCAGATGCACTGTTGGTCACCACCACAGCAAATGCTCAAAAAGTGAAGTCGGTCGTTGACGCGCTGCGCATCTCCGGTCGAGATGACGTTCTATAA
- a CDS encoding 1-phosphofructokinase family hexose kinase — translation MIITVTANPSLDLTLEVEKFEQGEVNRSTSKHKDPAGKGINVSRALHKNGVDTAAVFPADASVGVWIEKALTESGIQTITTRITDEVRQNITIVDAQGDTTKINETGPLLSADEVSSLLAQIAGLLETQPEWLVAAGSLPPGLDGSFYVALGKLAHEHGVRFAVDSSGSAFKDVAHAGVADVMKPNHEELEELAGRELPTVGDVVDFAKSMLGNPSAAIVVSLGENGALLVNNRGSIWAGHEPVSPESTVGAGDSTLAGYLSADVSLSEEDSESESGDIARISTAVAWGSAAVQLPATTVPGPKDITITAVHTVVNPEPQTAIKELHV, via the coding sequence ATGATCATCACTGTGACCGCTAACCCCAGTCTGGATCTCACCCTCGAGGTTGAGAAGTTCGAGCAGGGTGAAGTCAACCGTTCAACCAGCAAGCACAAAGACCCCGCGGGCAAAGGAATTAACGTTTCTCGCGCTCTGCACAAAAACGGCGTCGACACTGCCGCCGTTTTCCCTGCAGATGCCTCTGTGGGTGTCTGGATTGAAAAGGCCCTCACTGAATCAGGAATCCAAACCATCACGACTCGTATCACCGATGAGGTTCGCCAGAACATCACCATCGTTGATGCTCAGGGCGACACCACAAAGATTAATGAGACAGGCCCCCTACTCAGCGCCGACGAAGTCTCATCACTTCTGGCCCAGATTGCTGGCCTACTTGAGACCCAACCAGAATGGCTCGTTGCTGCAGGAAGTTTGCCTCCAGGTCTTGATGGATCCTTCTACGTTGCTCTCGGCAAACTCGCTCATGAGCACGGTGTTCGTTTTGCTGTCGATAGTTCCGGCTCTGCTTTCAAAGATGTAGCACACGCGGGTGTTGCTGATGTGATGAAACCCAACCACGAAGAGTTAGAAGAATTAGCTGGCCGTGAACTTCCCACCGTCGGGGATGTTGTTGATTTTGCTAAGTCCATGCTCGGTAACCCCAGCGCCGCAATCGTGGTGAGCCTCGGAGAAAACGGAGCACTTCTGGTCAACAACCGGGGAAGCATCTGGGCCGGTCACGAGCCTGTCAGTCCAGAGAGCACAGTCGGTGCCGGAGACAGCACCCTCGCCGGTTACCTCAGTGCTGATGTCTCGCTTTCCGAAGAGGATTCTGAGTCTGAGTCTGGCGATATTGCTCGGATTTCAACTGCTGTGGCATGGGGCTCGGCTGCCGTTCAATTGCCTGCCACCACGGTTCCAGGTCCAAAAGACATTACTATTACGGCAGTTCACACTGTTGTTAACCCAGAACCACAAACCGCAATTAAGGAGCTCCACGTATGA
- a CDS encoding adenosine deaminase, whose translation MTSSFLVDGVDVTTLPKVSLHDHLDGSLRPETIIELAEADGIDVPVLDSEGLGEWFAEQSNSGSLVEYLKTFDLTCAVMQTREGLTRVARESVIDLARDGVIYGELRWAPEQHLTAGLTLDQVVEYVQEGIEQGIVDAAAQGQSIRIGQLVTAMRHADRSLEIAQLAVRHRNNGVVGFDIAGAELGFPASKHKAAFDYLAQEHFPVTIHAGEADGLPSIESALYDGRALRLGHGVRLAEDITIDGSDAEATFVTLGTLSQWVKDRGITLELSPSSNLQTGAIAAWGTDILDHPFDLLYQLGMTVTVNTDNRLQSGTTLSKELWLVADAFSYGLSDLEAFQQNAAASAFVPLEDREALADAITEGFIEAVQNSR comes from the coding sequence ATGACCAGCTCATTTCTCGTGGACGGTGTTGACGTCACCACACTTCCCAAAGTTTCACTTCATGATCACCTTGATGGTTCACTTCGACCAGAAACCATCATTGAACTTGCTGAAGCTGATGGCATTGACGTGCCTGTACTGGATTCCGAAGGGTTAGGCGAGTGGTTTGCTGAGCAATCCAACTCTGGTTCCCTCGTTGAGTATTTGAAGACCTTTGATCTGACCTGTGCTGTGATGCAAACTCGCGAGGGTCTCACACGCGTTGCACGAGAGTCCGTGATTGACCTGGCACGAGATGGTGTGATCTATGGAGAGCTCCGCTGGGCTCCTGAACAACACCTCACCGCTGGCCTCACGCTTGATCAGGTCGTCGAGTATGTCCAAGAGGGTATTGAGCAGGGCATCGTTGATGCCGCCGCCCAGGGTCAGTCAATACGCATTGGACAGTTGGTGACAGCCATGCGTCACGCAGATCGTTCGCTCGAGATTGCACAACTAGCCGTGCGCCACCGCAACAACGGAGTAGTTGGTTTCGATATTGCTGGCGCTGAACTCGGATTCCCTGCATCCAAGCACAAGGCTGCCTTTGACTATCTAGCTCAGGAACACTTCCCCGTCACTATCCACGCTGGCGAAGCAGATGGTCTACCTAGTATCGAAAGTGCACTCTATGACGGTCGTGCACTGCGTCTTGGGCACGGCGTGCGCCTGGCAGAAGACATCACCATTGACGGATCGGATGCTGAGGCCACTTTCGTCACCCTGGGCACCCTTTCACAATGGGTCAAAGATCGCGGCATCACACTAGAGCTCAGCCCCAGCTCAAACTTGCAAACCGGTGCTATCGCAGCTTGGGGAACAGACATTCTCGATCACCCCTTTGATCTGCTGTATCAACTGGGAATGACCGTCACCGTCAACACCGACAACCGTCTCCAAAGTGGAACAACCCTGTCTAAAGAACTCTGGCTCGTTGCCGACGCGTTCTCTTATGGGCTCAGTGACCTGGAAGCATTCCAGCAGAATGCTGCTGCTTCTGCCTTCGTGCCGCTGGAGGACCGCGAAGCGCTCGCCGATGCCATAACTGAGGGTTTTATTGAAGCGGTGCAGAACTCTCGCTAG
- the ptsP gene encoding phosphoenolpyruvate--protein phosphotransferase, whose protein sequence is MELTGIGVGRGIAAGPIKRMPEPLAEPADIQRTADAETEIAAAQHSLAEVGQWLRERGVKAGGEAKDVLDAQALMAGDPALAKDIAKRIESGKTAERAVFDAFSSFQKMLESMGGYMGERAADLADVAQRVIASLRGVPAPGVPESDEPFILVAHDLAPADTALLDFTKVYALVTRDGGPTSHTAILARAKSIPAIVGVGAGAEELSDDTLVVVNAGTSTITAGVSQAEVEAALIKRAEWLEASNAPITDGALKDGHKVPLLANLGSPKEAAGAIALGAEGVGLFRTEFLFLDSQTAPTVAEQEAQYTELLEAFPGKKVVVRALDAGADKPLAFLNADKEENPALGLRGLRALRVKENILRDQLTALVNAQNKTEADLWVMAPMVADAEETDYFVGLCRELGLRVPGVMAEVPSLALVADQVLESADFVSIGTNDLTQYTMAADRMLGSVGSYQDPWHPAVLRLIKQLGDAGKETGKPVGVCGEAAADPNLAIVLVGLGVTTLSMTPAALADVRAALLTVTLEEAQARATRALNGRTAAQARKLGSE, encoded by the coding sequence ATGGAGCTCACCGGAATTGGCGTCGGACGCGGCATTGCCGCAGGCCCCATCAAACGGATGCCCGAGCCATTGGCAGAGCCAGCTGATATCCAGCGCACCGCAGATGCTGAAACAGAAATTGCCGCCGCACAACACTCTCTTGCTGAAGTAGGACAGTGGTTGCGTGAGCGGGGCGTCAAAGCCGGTGGCGAAGCCAAGGATGTTCTTGACGCCCAAGCATTGATGGCGGGCGACCCAGCATTGGCAAAAGATATTGCCAAGCGGATCGAATCGGGCAAAACCGCAGAACGTGCCGTTTTCGATGCGTTCTCTTCATTCCAGAAAATGCTCGAAAGCATGGGCGGCTACATGGGAGAACGCGCTGCTGACTTAGCTGATGTGGCTCAACGTGTGATTGCCTCGCTGCGTGGAGTTCCAGCACCGGGTGTTCCCGAATCCGACGAGCCTTTCATTCTTGTCGCTCATGACCTCGCCCCTGCCGACACAGCACTGCTGGACTTCACCAAGGTGTATGCCCTCGTCACGCGTGATGGTGGTCCCACCTCGCACACCGCCATCCTTGCTCGAGCAAAATCTATTCCCGCCATCGTGGGTGTGGGCGCCGGCGCTGAAGAACTTTCTGACGACACTCTCGTTGTCGTCAATGCGGGAACCTCCACCATCACTGCGGGTGTGAGCCAGGCAGAAGTTGAGGCGGCATTAATCAAGCGTGCCGAATGGCTGGAGGCATCTAACGCTCCCATTACTGATGGAGCCCTCAAGGATGGACACAAGGTTCCACTGCTGGCTAACTTGGGCTCTCCCAAAGAAGCAGCTGGAGCAATTGCTCTAGGTGCTGAAGGTGTTGGCCTGTTCCGCACAGAGTTCCTCTTCCTTGATTCTCAAACTGCACCTACCGTTGCCGAACAGGAAGCCCAATACACTGAACTTCTTGAAGCATTCCCGGGCAAGAAGGTTGTTGTTCGTGCACTGGATGCTGGAGCAGATAAGCCCTTGGCATTCCTCAACGCAGACAAAGAAGAAAACCCAGCACTGGGACTTCGTGGTCTTCGTGCCCTGCGTGTGAAAGAGAACATTCTTCGCGATCAACTCACTGCATTGGTCAACGCTCAAAACAAAACAGAAGCAGATTTGTGGGTCATGGCACCCATGGTTGCCGATGCGGAGGAGACCGACTACTTCGTTGGGCTGTGCCGTGAACTGGGACTGCGTGTTCCAGGTGTGATGGCTGAAGTTCCTTCCTTAGCCTTGGTCGCTGACCAGGTCTTGGAGTCTGCAGACTTCGTCAGCATTGGTACTAATGACCTCACGCAGTACACCATGGCAGCTGACCGCATGCTCGGCTCGGTAGGTTCCTACCAAGACCCATGGCACCCTGCAGTGCTTCGATTAATCAAGCAGCTCGGTGACGCCGGCAAAGAAACGGGCAAACCTGTTGGCGTCTGTGGCGAAGCAGCAGCAGATCCCAACCTGGCCATCGTGCTTGTTGGTTTGGGTGTCACCACCTTGAGCATGACTCCAGCTGCACTTGCTGATGTTCGTGCTGCGCTGTTGACGGTGACCTTAGAAGAAGCTCAGGCGCGTGCGACTCGAGCACTGAATGGTCGAACAGCAGCACAAGCACGCAAGCTCGGCAGCGAATAA
- a CDS encoding DeoR/GlpR family DNA-binding transcription regulator has product MYAPERHQAILAKARHAGRVEVRTLAEELDVTPETIRRDLTVLERRGLLHRAHGGAIPVDRLSVEPDVTYREGVLSAEKERIARMALSEVPAGGSIILDAGTTTARLAALLPQDIELTVVTNSIPIAAVLATRPNIQLHLLGGHVRPITLAMVGSWPEDALKSLSVDVAFLGINGLTPERGLTTPDLEEARIKSAFVDAARRTVVLADHTKFGREDFGHVAPMSRIDTVITDSDIDHEHLLEIEMSGPDVVVA; this is encoded by the coding sequence ATGTACGCACCTGAACGCCACCAGGCCATTTTGGCCAAGGCGCGTCACGCAGGTCGTGTGGAAGTCCGCACTCTCGCGGAAGAACTCGATGTCACTCCAGAAACTATTCGTCGTGATCTCACTGTCCTAGAACGACGTGGCCTCTTGCACCGTGCACACGGTGGGGCTATCCCCGTCGACCGCCTCAGTGTTGAACCTGACGTTACCTATCGCGAAGGTGTTCTCTCCGCAGAGAAAGAACGCATTGCGCGGATGGCTCTCTCTGAGGTTCCCGCAGGCGGATCCATCATCCTGGACGCCGGAACAACTACAGCACGCCTTGCTGCATTATTGCCCCAAGACATTGAGCTCACAGTTGTTACCAACTCCATCCCCATTGCTGCTGTTCTGGCCACCCGCCCCAACATTCAGCTTCATCTCCTTGGCGGACACGTCCGCCCCATCACGTTGGCCATGGTGGGCTCCTGGCCTGAAGACGCTTTGAAGTCCCTCTCCGTTGATGTTGCTTTCTTAGGCATCAATGGCCTCACCCCAGAACGCGGACTCACCACTCCTGATTTGGAAGAAGCCCGCATCAAGAGTGCATTCGTCGATGCAGCGCGACGCACCGTCGTGCTTGCTGACCACACCAAGTTTGGCCGCGAAGACTTTGGTCATGTTGCACCAATGAGTCGTATTGACACGGTCATCACCGATAGCGACATCGACCACGAGCACTTGCTTGAAATTGAGATGTCCGGCCCTGATGTGGTGGTGGCATGA
- a CDS encoding succinate dehydrogenase iron-sulfur subunit, with product MATAVATQAAVPEVQAFNITLIIRRFLPEVDEEARWESFDVEVYSTDRILDALHKIKWDQDGSLSFRRSCAHGICGSDAMRINGRNRLACKTLIKDLDITQPIYVEAIKGLPLEKDLIVDMEPFFAAYREVKPFLISNTTPEAGKERRQSIEDRERFDDTTKCILCAACTTSCPVFWTDGQYFGPAAIVNAHRFIFDSRDDAAEVRLDILNDKEGVWRCRTTFNCTDACPRGIQVTQAIADVKQAVLRGRP from the coding sequence ATGGCTACCGCAGTCGCAACACAGGCAGCAGTACCCGAGGTACAGGCCTTCAACATCACCCTGATTATTCGTCGCTTCCTTCCCGAAGTAGATGAAGAGGCTCGTTGGGAATCCTTCGACGTAGAGGTCTACTCAACTGACCGTATCCTTGATGCTCTTCACAAGATCAAGTGGGATCAGGATGGTTCGCTCTCTTTCCGTCGTTCCTGTGCTCACGGTATTTGTGGCTCTGATGCAATGCGTATCAACGGACGCAACCGTCTTGCCTGCAAGACCTTGATCAAAGACCTGGACATTACCCAGCCCATCTACGTTGAAGCCATCAAGGGCCTGCCCCTCGAGAAGGACCTCATCGTTGACATGGAGCCATTCTTCGCTGCATACCGCGAAGTTAAGCCCTTCCTCATCTCTAACACCACCCCTGAGGCTGGTAAGGAACGTCGCCAGAGCATTGAAGACCGCGAGCGCTTCGATGACACCACGAAGTGCATCTTGTGTGCAGCTTGCACCACAAGCTGCCCCGTGTTCTGGACTGACGGTCAGTACTTTGGTCCTGCCGCCATCGTGAATGCACACCGCTTCATCTTTGACTCTCGTGATGATGCTGCCGAGGTTCGCCTCGACATTCTCAACGACAAAGAGGGCGTGTGGCGTTGCCGCACCACCTTCAACTGCACCGATGCATGCCCTCGTGGCATTCAGGTTACGCAGGCGATTGCGGATGTCAAGCAGGCAGTATTGCGTGGACGTCCTTAG
- a CDS encoding succinate dehydrogenase hydrophobic membrane anchor subunit has protein sequence MTTIAEPRSPYARSPRSGTNWEKWGWVYMRASGVILVVLIFGHLFVNLMVGEGVKAIDFAFVAGKWATPFWQWWDLAMLWLALIHGANGMRTIVNDYSSSVRLGKILRGAIYASAVILIILGTLVIFTFDPCPSVSPDQLDLLPSFCPPQ, from the coding sequence ATGACGACTATTGCTGAACCTCGTTCTCCTTACGCACGCTCTCCCCGCTCTGGCACCAACTGGGAAAAGTGGGGCTGGGTCTACATGCGCGCCTCGGGCGTGATTCTTGTTGTCCTCATCTTTGGTCACCTGTTTGTCAACCTCATGGTTGGTGAAGGTGTCAAGGCCATTGACTTTGCTTTCGTCGCTGGAAAGTGGGCCACCCCCTTCTGGCAGTGGTGGGACCTAGCCATGCTGTGGCTTGCACTGATTCACGGTGCAAACGGTATGCGCACAATTGTCAATGACTACTCAAGCTCGGTGCGCTTGGGCAAGATTCTCCGCGGAGCAATCTATGCCTCTGCCGTCATTCTCATCATTTTGGGCACGCTGGTGATCTTCACCTTCGATCCTTGCCCTTCGGTCAGTCCAGATCAGCTCGACTTGCTGCCCTCGTTCTGCCCACCCCAGTAA